In Limnobaculum parvum, one DNA window encodes the following:
- a CDS encoding YdgA family protein, with amino-acid sequence MKKSIVAVGVLVVLGGVWVGGAWYTGKMIQGQVNKSIVDAQTYFNKNVPEYQATISVADYQRGVFSSTINYQLEMIDQTNAEGPQKDSVTIHQEVSHGPFPLAKLSLIPKLAYSKTELVKQGSLDKLFEMAGGKSPVSIDILTSYSGNSDLKVVLEPLTEKDSNAFKFSGLTIDGVANILKGKEAVTLTSSPFELSDEGRVVSYDTAKIDVSQNKAQEYQATASIGKFTVAEADTDQLVMNGLTIKSNGKIGKFDLGVGVSDIELKNVTYTVKQQPKLVIDNLLISSNAQETDKFINQVVDTTIGQMSIDGKTIGSGSLKLKLDQFDGKALQYLNQNSNQLAYLFLGVPAEESAEQAGNMMMNNLMAFLDANPVISITPLIWKNDKGESQVDMSLTMMKPDSQNMAMEDMSQLLMSSIKSFSSNSKLSIPMLNEQVKISHEISDGISAEEAQAQATKAVQQIVGLGLAQKMINKQDDNTITSSFNYADGVIDLNGQKMPAEQFINLFIMSGMN; translated from the coding sequence ATGAAAAAATCGATAGTTGCAGTTGGTGTATTGGTCGTACTGGGTGGAGTTTGGGTTGGTGGTGCATGGTATACCGGGAAAATGATCCAGGGTCAGGTGAATAAATCCATTGTTGATGCCCAAACCTACTTTAATAAAAATGTTCCTGAATATCAGGCAACGATTTCTGTTGCTGATTATCAACGTGGTGTTTTCTCTTCTACGATTAATTATCAGTTGGAAATGATCGATCAAACCAATGCTGAAGGCCCACAGAAAGACAGCGTAACGATCCATCAGGAAGTCAGTCATGGTCCCTTCCCGCTGGCAAAACTCAGCTTGATTCCTAAACTGGCGTACTCAAAAACTGAACTGGTGAAGCAAGGTTCTCTGGATAAATTATTTGAAATGGCGGGCGGAAAATCCCCAGTATCCATTGATATTTTGACTTCTTATAGCGGTAACTCTGACCTCAAAGTGGTATTAGAGCCGTTAACAGAAAAAGATTCTAATGCATTTAAGTTCAGTGGATTAACCATTGATGGCGTCGCTAACATACTTAAGGGTAAAGAAGCGGTTACCCTGACCAGTTCTCCCTTTGAACTGTCTGATGAAGGTCGCGTAGTGTCATACGACACGGCTAAAATTGATGTCAGCCAAAATAAAGCTCAGGAATATCAGGCAACAGCCAGCATCGGTAAGTTCACCGTAGCAGAGGCGGATACAGACCAGTTGGTTATGAATGGTCTGACCATAAAAAGCAACGGTAAAATCGGTAAGTTCGATCTTGGTGTCGGTGTCAGCGACATTGAACTGAAAAATGTTACCTATACCGTTAAACAACAGCCAAAGCTGGTTATCGATAATCTTTTAATCTCTAGCAATGCACAGGAAACCGATAAGTTTATTAATCAAGTGGTTGATACCACTATTGGCCAAATGAGTATTGATGGGAAAACGATTGGCTCCGGTAGCCTGAAACTCAAACTGGATCAGTTTGATGGTAAAGCACTGCAATACTTGAATCAAAATTCAAACCAACTGGCCTATCTGTTCCTTGGTGTACCCGCAGAAGAGTCTGCCGAGCAGGCGGGTAACATGATGATGAATAACCTGATGGCTTTCCTCGATGCTAATCCGGTAATCAGCATTACGCCTCTTATCTGGAAAAATGATAAAGGTGAAAGCCAAGTTGATATGTCTCTGACCATGATGAAACCAGATTCGCAAAATATGGCGATGGAAGATATGTCTCAGTTACTGATGAGCTCAATCAAGTCATTCAGCAGCAATAGCAAACTCTCCATCCCGATGCTGAACGAGCAAGTCAAAATTAGTCATGAAATATCAGACGGTATTTCTGCTGAAGAAGCACAAGCTCAGGCAACAAAGGCTGTTCAACAAATAGTTGGTCTTGGATTAGCGCAAAAGATGATCAACAAACAGGACGATAACACCATTACCAGCAGCTTTAACTATGCTGATGGTGTGATTGACCTGAATGGACAAAAAATGCCGGCAGAACAGTTCATCAATTTATTTATCATGTCTGGTATGAATTAG
- the fumC gene encoding class II fumarate hydratase produces MAAMRTEKDSMGPIEVPENSLWGAQTQRSLEHFRISQEKMPKALIHALAQVKRAASTVNMQLGLLDKKKGQAIMSAADEVLADKHNNEFPLSIWQTGSGTQTNMNMNEVLANRASEILGGKRGNDRLVHPNDDVNKSQSSNDVFPTGMHVAAVVAVRSHLLPELKTLHQVLADKSEAFHDIVKIGRTHLQDATPLTLGQEISGWAAMLSYNIKHIENSVPHLSELALGGTAVGTGLNTHPEYAVRVAKELASLTGQPFVTSPNKFEALATCDALVHSHGALKGLAASLMKIANDVRWLASGPRCGIGEIDIPENEPGSSIMPGKVNPTQCEALTMLCAQVMGNDVAINIGGASGNFELNVYRPMIIDNFLRSVRLLADGMNSFNKHCVIGIEPNRKRISQLLNESLMLVTALNTHIGYDKAAEIAKKAHKEDLTLKASALKLGYLTEAQFDEWVKPENMVGSMKK; encoded by the coding sequence ATGGCTGCTATGCGTACAGAAAAAGATTCAATGGGCCCAATTGAAGTACCTGAAAATAGCCTGTGGGGCGCACAGACTCAGCGTTCACTGGAGCATTTCCGCATATCTCAAGAGAAAATGCCTAAGGCACTAATTCATGCACTCGCTCAGGTGAAGCGAGCGGCATCGACAGTGAATATGCAGTTAGGGTTACTGGACAAAAAAAAAGGCCAAGCCATTATGAGTGCTGCTGATGAGGTGCTGGCCGACAAACACAATAATGAGTTCCCGCTTTCTATTTGGCAAACCGGTTCAGGAACTCAAACCAACATGAATATGAACGAAGTGCTCGCCAATCGCGCCAGTGAAATATTAGGTGGTAAGCGGGGCAACGATCGTTTAGTTCATCCGAACGATGATGTGAATAAAAGCCAGAGCTCTAATGATGTATTTCCCACTGGAATGCACGTTGCAGCAGTGGTTGCGGTACGTAGCCATTTATTACCGGAGCTGAAAACATTACATCAAGTTTTAGCCGATAAGTCCGAAGCCTTTCACGACATCGTCAAAATAGGTCGAACTCATTTACAAGATGCAACGCCGTTAACGCTAGGGCAGGAGATCTCAGGTTGGGCAGCCATGCTGTCATATAACATCAAACACATTGAAAATTCGGTGCCACATCTCAGTGAACTGGCTTTAGGCGGAACTGCCGTCGGTACGGGATTGAATACCCATCCGGAATATGCCGTACGGGTGGCGAAAGAGCTGGCTTCGTTAACCGGACAGCCGTTTGTAACCTCACCCAATAAATTTGAGGCACTGGCGACCTGTGATGCCTTAGTTCATTCTCATGGTGCGTTAAAAGGGCTGGCTGCATCGCTAATGAAAATTGCTAACGATGTGCGTTGGCTCGCTTCTGGCCCTCGTTGTGGTATTGGTGAAATTGACATTCCAGAAAATGAACCCGGTAGTTCGATTATGCCGGGAAAAGTCAACCCAACCCAGTGTGAAGCACTTACCATGCTATGCGCTCAGGTGATGGGCAATGATGTGGCAATTAATATTGGCGGAGCATCCGGTAATTTCGAACTAAATGTTTATCGCCCGATGATTATTGATAACTTCCTACGGTCTGTTCGCTTGCTGGCGGATGGCATGAACAGTTTCAATAAGCATTGTGTCATTGGTATTGAACCAAATAGAAAACGCATCTCTCAATTATTGAATGAATCTCTGATGCTGGTAACGGCTCTTAATACCCATATTGGCTATGACAAAGCGGCTGAAATTGCGAAAAAAGCCCATAAAGAAGACCTCACTTTGAAAGCATCTGCTCTAAAGTTAGGTTATCTGACGGAGGCCCAATTTGATGAATGGGTCAAACCTGAAAACATGGTTGGTAGTATGAAGAAATAG
- a CDS encoding DUF2770 family protein, with product MKEKQDLMSRIIESVMNNIREHMMIYIAIWIIVLLLDIYYVWFYE from the coding sequence GTGAAAGAAAAACAAGATCTGATGTCGCGCATTATTGAATCAGTAATGAATAATATCAGGGAGCACATGATGATTTATATCGCCATTTGGATCATTGTTCTGTTGCTGGATATTTATTATGTCTGGTTTTATGAGTAA
- a CDS encoding MFS transporter, which yields MSRSRSPFIVRGTVDFMKVTAAMFSAGLATFALLYCVQPILPILSHDFGISPASSSLSLSVSTAMLAVGLLFTGPISDAVGRKPVMVVALMLAATLTIASSLTTSWHGILIMRALVGLALSGVAAVAMTYISEEIDPMFVAFAMGLYISGNSLGGMSGRLISGVMTDLFSWRITLGSIGCIALIAALVFWRILPPSGHFRASSLRPRTLLINFRLHWHDRGLPLLFAEGFLLMGSFVTLFNYIGYRLMEPPYYISQAFIGVLSLVYLTGTLSSPKAGSLSVKYGRGPVFICSVALMILGLCMSLFSSIWLILIGMLIFTPGFFAAHSIASSWIGYRAKRAKGQASALYLFFYYVGSSIAGTLGGFFWHNYGWTGLVIFIAGMLLCALFIGRYLIRLPEASAEPKNH from the coding sequence GTGTCACGCTCCCGTTCTCCTTTTATCGTTAGGGGAACGGTCGATTTTATGAAGGTGACTGCGGCGATGTTTTCAGCCGGTCTGGCTACCTTTGCGCTGCTTTATTGCGTTCAGCCCATCTTACCGATACTTTCCCACGATTTTGGTATTTCACCCGCCAGCAGCAGTTTGTCCTTGTCTGTTTCAACAGCCATGTTGGCGGTGGGTTTGCTGTTTACCGGGCCCATTTCTGATGCAGTTGGTCGTAAACCGGTCATGGTGGTTGCATTAATGCTGGCGGCCACATTAACGATCGCCAGCTCATTGACCACCAGTTGGCATGGTATTTTGATCATGCGGGCCTTAGTGGGCCTAGCGTTAAGCGGTGTAGCCGCAGTTGCTATGACCTATATCAGCGAAGAAATCGATCCCATGTTTGTTGCCTTCGCAATGGGTTTATATATCAGCGGTAACTCACTTGGTGGTATGAGTGGACGGCTTATCAGCGGTGTGATGACCGATCTGTTTTCATGGCGTATAACACTGGGTAGCATTGGCTGTATTGCCTTGATCGCCGCGCTGGTTTTTTGGCGGATTTTACCCCCTTCAGGCCATTTCCGAGCGTCCTCCCTGCGTCCCCGGACCTTATTAATTAATTTTCGATTACATTGGCACGATCGTGGCTTACCGTTGCTGTTTGCTGAAGGTTTCTTATTAATGGGGTCGTTTGTTACGCTATTTAACTACATCGGCTATCGCTTGATGGAGCCACCTTACTATATTAGCCAAGCGTTTATCGGCGTACTGTCTCTGGTTTATCTGACGGGTACTCTAAGCTCTCCTAAAGCAGGTTCGTTGAGCGTGAAATATGGTCGCGGCCCGGTATTTATCTGTTCTGTCGCGTTGATGATATTGGGGCTATGCATGAGTCTGTTTTCATCAATTTGGCTTATATTGATTGGTATGTTGATCTTCACACCTGGTTTTTTTGCCGCACACTCAATCGCCAGCAGTTGGATTGGTTATCGGGCAAAGCGGGCTAAAGGTCAGGCATCAGCACTGTATCTGTTTTTCTATTACGTAGGTTCCAGTATTGCTGGTACTTTAGGTGGATTTTTCTGGCATAACTATGGGTGGACTGGGTTAGTTATATTTATCGCCGGAATGCTACTTTGCGCCCTGTTTATTGGGCGTTATCTTATTCGCTTACCGGAAGCATCAGCAGAACCGAAAAACCACTAA